In the Acomys russatus chromosome 20, mAcoRus1.1, whole genome shotgun sequence genome, AAAACAGGGAAGCACTTCAAGACATACGAATAGGCAAGACACCCCCCTCCCAGGTACAGGTTACCAAGGCTGAACAAAGAGTGCTCCATCAATACAGAGACAttctccccctcagtcacagtcataggggaggggagtagggggaaagcaggagggaaggaggaataggaggatacaagggatgggataactattgaaatgcaatctgaatgaattaataaaaaataaaagtaaaaaaagaaacacacacacacacacacacacacacacacacacacacacacacacacaaaacaagataTAGAGCCGTTCtacacagcaaaggaaatgatCAATGGCATAAAGACACTGCCTATAAAATGAGAGGAAATTTTGCCACCTACGTCTGGCTATGGTCagatatccagaatatataaaaaactagaaatctgggctggagagatgacttagaggttaagagcactgtctgttcttctaaaggtcctgggttcaattcccagtaaccacatggtggttcacaaccatctataatgaagtctggtgccctcttctggtgtgcatgcacacatgcaggtagaatactgtataaataataaataaataaatgtttagaaaaagaaaaagaaaaaagaaataatttttaaaaactaaagatcTTCAACAATAAAACCCCAAGTAATTCAACTTACAATGAGCACTAACCTCACAAGTGGCCAATACATGTATGAAAAGTGTCCCACGCCACTTAGTCATGATGAAGATGCAAATTAGAACTAGAACATCACAAAAATTTAACCAAAAATGGGAAAGACTTAAAACCATCAATATCAAGAtcatatcaggaaaaaaaaaaaagcgcctcCTAAAATGCCAAAAGGACCCAGCTCTGTATGAGACATTAAGGCAAAAATGCAAACAAGTATAGACAAAATGCATTGAACAGTCTAGGTAAATTAAGCCCAAagatggaaaaggagagaaacaaacatgacCCATACTAAGTCCCATCAACAATCCAGGCTCAAGTCTTCTATTTTAATCCTAGTCCCCTTTCCCGGTCTGGCATCCATTCCCCCTTTGCAAGCTGGAAGCAATCGCTTGTTTTCCTATAgcatttttctttcactcttgtGATGCAGAGAACTTTATGGCTTTGTGCTACTTACGCATCTGCCTCATCTCTTCAACCATGTTTTAAGACCTTTGTATCCTTAGCTGCTCGATACATTTTAAAtgaaccaaacaaccaaacaacagcaacagcaaaactAGAGCATCATCCCATCCAAATAAAATGGctattgtaacacacacacacacacacacacacacacacacacacacacacacatcaaaaaaaaaagtgctggcaaggacacagagaaaagggaacttGTTCTCACAGTTGCAAGGAATGCAAATTAGTGTAGCCATTGTAAAGGCAAATAGAGAGGCTTGTGGAAATACCAAAAACATTATTAGCATGTAATACAGATTTCCTCACCCTAAACATATTtctaaaagagataaaatagCATATTAAAGAGGTACCTGCATTCCCATGACTATTGTGACTTTATTCCCAATAACCAAATATGCAATCAACTGAGGTATTTTTCTTGGtagatgaatgaagaaaatgaagaacttatgcacaacagaatattattcagccacaaaaagaaggaaataccTTCATTTGGAGAAAAATAGACTGAGGTGGTGAGTGacatattaagtaaataaacgatgaaaagaaagacaaatatgagaCATTGCCACTCAGGCGTGAAAGCTACAAAGGTAACTTCACGGAAGGGAAAAGAATAGTGATCCCTGGAGTCCGGAAAGAGAGATGGGTGAAAAAGGATGGGTAACGGATATTACAATATAGTTGGAGAAGGGGAGTAAGTGAGTGAGGTGCCATAGAAGAGATTAACACCAAGAAGTTTTCTCATGTTTATTGAAGAGATGGTGTCTGGCATGGAAAGGCTAATTATTTTGATTTGATCATTACACATTGTGTGCATGTACTGAATATTAAAGCAGTGCTCCATGCAAATGCACAACTATGCTACTATCATGCtagttagaaataaaatttaaaatatgtgtgaaTTTAATTTCCTGTAAGTTTAAATGAGATCTACAGGATATTGtgagagttacaggaagttggaGTATGCTGCTTGTAGTGATActttttggtgtgtgtctgttgtagtgtgtgtgtgtgtgtgtgtgtgtgtgtgtgtgtgtgtgtgtgtgtgtgtgtgtgttttatactcattagtgtatgtacacatgtatgtgcacatgaggaTACAAGCCTAAGGTCATCATTGTGCATCCTTCCTCACCctctacctttatttttttttttgagatagggtctctctttgAACCTGAAGTTCATGCATTTGACAGTATTGGTTAATCAATGAGCTTTAGGAGTTGGCCATCTCTGCTCCTTCGATGCTGGGGATACAGGAGCctacccctaccctcacccccacctccaccccctgcttTTAATGTGGCTTCTAGGGCTCTGAAGGGCTCACATCTTTGTGCTTGTACTGTGGACACCTTGCTATCTAAGCCAGTTCCCACTCCAGTAATTATTACTAATTTTGAAATTTCAATATACAAACTAGGCACACTTAAATTCAtagcaaacaaaattttaatgtgtttcttttctctagtGCATTGATAACCAAATGTATTACCTTTTCACTTTGGGGTTATGTGGTCCATGGCGATGTGAGTTTCACAGCGAAGCGTCTCACACTGTACAGTGTTCGGTTTAGTGTCAGTCTATGGCTTTCATTTGCAATGCAGCCCCTGGTCAGACATCACTGCCGAGATCACTAGTTAAGCCACTGACATTTCCACTTGGCTTTATATTTGAGGATCCTCCAGGTGTCTCTTGACAGTGAAAACACTTCATAATTATAAACGGTGATTATTAATCTCACTAACCAGGGCCAAATGTGATCATTTCTGTCTTAGGACAAAACTCATTTCTTATCTCTTCAGTGGCAGCATTGAATGACATTAGGAAGTGTTTATTTGTTACAACAAAAACAGCCTTTAGGTTTCCAGCTGGCCAAGaacattaacaaaaacaaatgcactgTATTTATCATTCATTGCTGCATGCATGAAAGACTATGTGTGACACTGGGCTGAGTTGTGGGGCGTAATGTCAAAGTATACACAAAGCATCCAGTAAACCTATCGGCATCAGATGAGCACGGCACTAGCACAACCTGTCTTCCTACCAGATTCCACTCGTATCACAACTGGATGTTTTTGGAGTGTTCAAGTTTTCtgcatatttaaaacaatttattgcTACTATGTCCCACCTCTTAGAAGTGTGGTGAGAACAGCTTTGAGTGATTCCTGTTTTCCTATGCTGGGTGACGAGGACATCTAGGTCCCTATCACTGTTTCAGCTCTCCAGGGACCAAAGGTCAGAAAACCCATCGACTGTGCTTTGATTAGTCACTATAATATGGCTGCCTAGAGAAAGAAGCCCTACATTAGATCTGTACTAgacaaatatctgtgtttcccagtgtCTGTGGCAGCATTTGATGAGATAACAGTTAGGATCCTCATTTCCAAGGTGAGCCCAGCAGCATGCAAGAGCTGATAAACAGTATATCTGGGATTGGATCCAATAGTCCAGAGAgatgctttctctcttcttataCACAGCTTGAGTGTAACTTAGCAACATCAACTCATATAATGACATTTTATGTTAACACTTAAAATTAATGGCATAAAGGTTAATGAGTATTAGTTCTAGAAATAGGCTAATCGATCATTTTAATCTTGTTGCACTGTCTTTCTAATTAGCCGTTTGCAATATTGGATTTGAGACCACAAATTTCAAAAACAACTTGTATTCTTGATGATAAGGAATTCATCTGGTATAAGTTTATATGTGGTCCTGTATCTGTTTTATCTAAGTGCATACATTCAAAACAAAAGTCAAATCCAAATTAAATTATCTTATGTACTTAATCCAAATCTCAGCATGTTGACCAGTGTGTACAGCTAGTTGTATGTCTATTTACTTACATTTAAAACAGTAATTACAATTATTATTGTGGCAATTTTTAGTACCTGAATATAGTGGCTACTGTTTTGTTGaatctctatatttttaaatcttgtttaATTGTCTTTTATTCCTTTAAGATAATAACCAGGCAAGCATTCTGGTGTGCATTAGTGATAAGAAAACTAAGCAGTAAAATATTCCAGTAAAAAGAGAAGTGAGTACATCCCAGGGCTAAGTCTCTGTGACCTGGAGAGGTAGATTTATTCACAGAGAGGAGTGGGAACCAAGAACTGCTCCAGCTGCTTCTGAACAGGCAGAGGGCAGTGGGCAGTTTCTGAGTCTACTTTGCCATTGTTAGAATTGATAAAAGATCTGCTCTCAgactgggagtgtagctcagtgacagccCCCTttttagcatgtgcaaggctgtaagctcaattcccagcacaggaaaaaaaaccaacaacaacagcaactctgatctcatttaaaataacttcattaacatTTACTCTTTCCCCACAAGCTAACAGTAATACAGTAAATTTTAGTACATAGatgaaaggatgtgtgtgtgttagataccAGAAAATTGTTGTGAGCTATTTCCTCACTTCCTGCCTATCAAAATTTTTGCAACAGGATAGTAATGAAATGTTGCATAAACTTGGGGGTTTGGGGAGTCTAAATACATGGGCTGTTGCACTGGTGTCCTTTAGAGTGATGTTTCCAGAAAGTGAGGTGTGCTTTGCAACATCTTAACCTGACAGTCTCACTTTGACAACAAATTGAAATGACGAAATCAAAAGACATTTTGTTCCATGGTACATGCTCCATAGACCCCTTCGAAGCAACTGATTGATTTACATTTGAAGGTAAGAGGACCCAGAACCGTTTTCCCTACTGCTTTGTTGACAAACTTGAACACTTCTAATTTATCTTTAGAAGTCTTACCAACTTGATAGACTGACATTTTCCGTGACCATGTCCTCAGTGACTCCAATAGTGCTATAATTAAATTCTTAGTGATTATTTTGTAGGaagcctttattttttcttttctgggaaaacacacatgtgtttgtaCTTCCAATTGACTGATCTTGGtgaattttctttattcctttactCCTTTTCTGAAACCGTAATAGGGACCTCTGATGAAAGTGTGTCTGTGAGGCCTTAATAACTGTGCTGCACCATTTTTTGCAGCAAGTGCGCCGTCCTTCTACTCTCCTTTGATTTCAAGTAGATGTGTATTCTGCCCGGGAAGATGCTGTGACGTCAGGCAGCCTGTGCTAAATTCATACCTCAGGCTCTTGAAGCAAAATGCTGGCCTGAGCCTCTAAACCAATGAATGAGACTGACCACGTTCACATTTGGTTTATATCTTTTGTCTTGTATCACTGTGTCACAATAGAAGAAACtgagtatataaaaaaaaaaaaaaaaaaacatgaaaagggCATATAAAGCCAGCTAAGAGGTACTCGTTAGGACGCTATAACATGTACAATGTCATTTTCAGACTGACAGGAGGAATTGAGCAGGACAAAATAGCCTATAGATTTCAAACAGGTGTTAGATTAATGCTCAGTCAGCAGGCTGGTGATGAACAGAAAGGGTTTCCTTCATCTTCGTTTCCCTTTCTCAGCAAACAGAAGAGACCCTTACGTGAAGGAGTCAGCCGAGAGCCCACTTTGACGAATTGCACCAATGCCATAGAATCTCCCTCCGGGAACATTTCAAGAAGACGCACAATGCCAGTGGAAGGTTACAGCTATATAAAAAGGCTTCAAGACCGTCCCTTGTGACTCATCTGAGCCACACTGTACCTTCAGTctccacacagagaaattctagaGCCACCAGTGGGCTGATCACTACTTAAAGTCTCTGTTCGTGTATATGTGTTTCATagaattatttacatatttatctaCCTCCTTAGTTATTTTTCGACAGTCAGGCTAAAATACAACTGATCCAAGCTTTGTGGGTGTTCctccattctttttctcttctccaggcagttttattttcttctccatgaGGATGTTCCTGCCCTCACCTTGTTAGTCAGACACTTTGAGCCTGTTCAGTAGACGGTATCCTATGGTTCACTTTTCTAGGAGATATTTTATTGGGGTAGAGAAAGGGGTGTTGCAGACAGAAAGTAATACCTTGGTTTCTACTTACTAGAGGCCATATGTGCTTTGTCTGTGATGTGGGGGCTCAGAGAGGAAGCCTCTCATTTGTGTTAGGTTTAATTCATCCAGTGTGCTTAGAGGCAAAGAGCCACTGTATGGACCAATGTTCGGTACTATAGTGAAGACTATTACAGATTCTTTCTACCAAATCTAGTAAGGCCAGGATCATTTGATGTGGCAGACCTTAACCTGACTCACTTGAGCTGTGATTTTATATCTCTAATGATTAATGGTGGACTTTCTGAAGGATGGCTACAGGTTGCTATTACCACATTCCTGTGTGTGACTCAGCCAAGCCTAACTCATTTCCTTCTTCAGTCAACCTCAGCAGCTCCTTTTGTGCTGCCTTGAAAACCATCCAGCAAGGGAAGAACATGGGACTGAGCAATCACACTCTAAGAAGACTGTGTCCCAACCTTGAGTAGATAGGGTATAGAAGACTTGAAGCTGAGTCTCTCTGGGTAACCATTTCCAGGAATCAAGCACATTTCTTACTTATGACTTGTAGTAGGTGTATTTTAATCTATCTTGTACCTCAGACTCCAtgtgaaggaaataaaagcattaagATCCCAATTTCCAAAGGAGCTTACGTGAAAATGTGGGAAGTAGAGCATACAGTAACAGTCGATAAAGTGAGGCTGATGTAAGGACCTGTTTAGGGTATGGCGATCAGTTTGTGATCTAAACATCATGGTTGGATAAGACTTAATGTCTTGTCCCAATGTGTTCCCATTAGAGGCAGGCCTGGGGGAACTAAACATACTCAGCCTTCCCCATTGTGGAGCTTTTCACTTAATTCTCTGATGCATAATTATCCATTCTTAATATACTTGAAGCTCTCTCATTAAAGCAAGCATTTCTCCATATCTGCTCTATCAGACAAAGCGCTGTAGTTTATGCAAGCCAAGTCTCCTAAGCCCCACCCCTCCATCTCAATTCTTACCCACTAGTCCCTCCTGTTAAGTTACAAATTTATTTGCTGAACCTAGAATTTCAACTATCGGGTCATCACAATAGCCCCATACCAACTCAATTGGAGAACCTGGCACTCCAGGTGTCACTACTGGATCCCATCTGGCCATCAGAGGTCACTTGAGCAAGGACAGGCCCTCTGCGGGAATTCTgggttgtccccccccccctgcacagTAATATCCCCAGGGCATGTTTGGAGCACAGAACATGTCAGGAAGAGGCATTCTCAGCAGGGGAAGACACCGAAGCCCCACAGTGTGCAAGTGTGCAGTAAACATCTCGGGAGCCTTGTGGCACATAGCTGGTCCACAACCAATGGGCGTACTAACACTACAGATGTCCCCAAGAAAAGTGTaagcaggaaggaagggtcaGGACTTCCCTCTGAACATCTATGGCACccgaagggaaatagaatagctGGAAagaccagagctacacagacaggGCGTACACATGATGCTCTTCCCATCTATGGTCTCTGGATCTCAGAGGGTCATTGTATGAAGCAAGGAATGATAACAGGAAGAAAACCCAACTGGGGGGactgcttttttggggggtgctCTGTTTTGTATTCAGCGTTTGGTCACCAGAAAAACACTTGAGATGATTTATAAAGTGGAGAAGGTTCAAATTGGCTAGGTTTGGAGGTTGTAGTACAGGATGACTGGTCTCCATGTGCTGGCCCTGTGGTGAGGCAGCTcatctcagagaagaaggctcCTGATGGAGCAATAGCATTCAGCTTATGGCCTCAGGgagcaacagagagaaagaggcttgAGCTGAAGTCCCACACTCCCCTTCAAGAGCACACTCTCATGACTGAAGTCTTCCAGCTAGGTCCCGTTTCCTAAAGACTCAGCCACTTCCCAAAAGTGCCACCCTGGAGAGCAAGCCCTTACCACAAGGACCTTTGAGAGACAGTTGGGATCCAAACCTAAGCAGGCTATGTTGGTTGTGTAAAACCtgacattcattttttttgttttaaaatagaagcATTGTGGTGTGATGAAACCCGGACTCGGAACCACTCTCCATTGGTTACAGTGCTGCTCTGAGAATTGCCTCCTTAGGGACGAGGTGTACCATGTCTACCCTTTCTTTCTATGGGCCCAACCACACGTCCACATAGGATTCTGGCACAGTTCACCCTGGCGACCCAATGGGTTTGTTAGGCTTACACAGGATTGTGTGAGTGACCAGAAAGCTGTCACATTGGCAAGTCTTCACCCAGCATGGATGACAGCTTCCTCCCAACTGCACAGATGAtgccctctccccttttccttctcagccTATATACTGCTGAGACTGAGTTCTATTCGAGCACAGGTGCATACACATGGCTGGGAAGAGTGGGTGGATACACAGATGAGGACCCAAGGACACTCACTACCCTCTTCCTTCCAGGAGGAAATGTCAGCACACAAGCTGATGGTGATGCTACCTGTGTGCAAGCAAGCACAGCTAATCTTATGAGTAGATGGCAGTGTGGCTCAGAGGATGGCACCTTGAAACAGTTGGCTTTCCCATTATACTTTGAGGTGTATTTGCCCATGAATGTCCTCAGTGTTTCTCAGGCTTATAATTAATATGCAAACACTTAGATTTTAGTTCATATGTGCTGCTATGCAGCATCTCTGCCTATAGAGTATCTGGAGAGAGACTATCAATTGAATCACAGGACAGTTTGCCTCTAAGCAAAGGCCTAATGTatatttatctcttttattttaaagtgtacaCAGGCTAGAAAGCATAGATTTGGTTGTTCGGTAGCCACACCTATGGTATTACTTTGGAGaaaaagtgcccccccccccgaccccaaGCTATGACTAAGAACATAAGAGTGGTTCATTGAACCTTCCAGGACCCCATATGTATcctcttttcatcttctaatgGGCCAGCACCACAGGGCTCCAcagtttaaatatttacaaacacTGTTCCAAAAGGTTTTGTGATGTGGATTTGGCTCAGGAAGTTAAGAGGCTTGATCCTCAGCTCTAATACTCCAGCTCAAAAACTAATCAGAAAATGCTCTCCATATGGAGTGTGCTAGAACTCCTTATCAGCCCTATGAAATGCTGCtccacacagcacagcagcaacTTTCTGGATGTGTCTGTACAAACCGAGTCCCTGGCTAACAGGCAGGAAGGATTCATCCTGCCAGGTCTCTTAGGGTTGGGGATCATTTGGCATAGGGAACTTCAGCATGGCATGTACAGTTTAGATCTACAAGACGCTTTACTCATAATAGTGGGCATTTTCCCTCCCCCATCTGATTTGCCTATGTGTACTATGAGGCTGTTGGCTTGGGCAACAAATCTTTCCGTCTTGGAGAAATGCATGTGACTCAGATCTCACTTTCCCCTTCAGTAgctgcttctttcctttttttctctccttcttttatttAGAAAGAAGCATCAGTATATTTGAGCAGAAGGGATCACCGGTAAGCTGCTATTAAGTTGCTGGAAATTTCACTGACAGGGCTGACTTATTTAATGATCAGGCATCTGCTTTGTAAATAGCTCCCCACCAACAGTGGAATGAAGCTTCCACAGTGCCATGGGCTCACATATGAAGCCAGCTGAGAGCACATTTACTAAGGCTCCGATTTCTGCTACTACAGAAAGGACAAGTGCTGAATCTTGATAAACACCAGGAGACATGTCAAACTTTTAATAAgagtgtctttgtttttctttttctttctttctttttttttgtaaactcatAGTGCCCACAATATAGAACATAAATAAGCATTTGACATACAAAAAAAAGTAGCATGACATTAAAAATAGCAActttagacttttttttccacttcaaaAGTCATAAACTTAAATTTACCCAGTAGACATTTTCAACCGAAGCACTACACAGAAGcggcagctcttgcagaggatgctgCTCGGGTTGTGCCCGAGTGAGAGTCTGCAGGTTTCTAGAATACACTCTGTCCCCACTTAATATCTGCCAGACAGGTCACAGATGCCTCCCAGGGGGTAGAAACAGATGATCTCTTTGAAGGTTTTCCTCAGTTCTTGACTCCGGAGTGCATAAATGAGAGGGTCAATGACGGCATTACACATGATCAGTATGAGATACAAGTTAAAGTGGGACATGAAGCACACACAGTATGGGTTCTGAGGACAAGAGATGTAGAAGAGcaggtggaggaagaagggggcCCAGCAGACAACAAAGACCCCAATCAGGATGGTCAAGGTAATTGCCCCCTTCATATTGGCACCCTGGCGGATGGTGCCAGTGCCTGAAAGGACAGCGATCCTCTTAATGTGAAGCCTCGCCATCAGGAACATGTGGACATAGAGCGAGGCCATGAGAACCAGCATGGTGAAAAACATAGTAATGAGGCAGATGATGACAGCGCTGCTGTCCGAGTAAATGATGAACAGAATGCCCGACACCGTGCAAGCTGCCCAGATACAACTTATAATGATCCCGACCCGCTTCACCGTCATAATGTTATGGTACTGGAGTGCGTAAAAGATAGTGAAATACCTGTCCACTGCAATGGAAAGCAGGCTGCAGATGGATGCAAGCAAGGAGCTACAGATCACAGAGTCAATGACATTATCAATATTCACGGTGAAGCTCTGCGCGTCCGTATCTGTGCTGTTCAGCAGGGTGATGACGATGGTTTCCGACCCGTTCGAAACGCTCACCAACATATCTGCCACAGCCAGGCTACAGATGAAAAAGTACATGGGTGAGTGCAGATTCTTGTTCTTGGCTATCGCCACAATTACTAGAATGTTCTCCAACAGGCTTATGACACCCAGGGTCACAAACACCTCGGGGGAGACAAAAAGTTGCTCATAGCATCCTCCATCGGAATACCCCTTCCCTGGGGACTCGCTGGCATTGCCGTGCAGCCCGTAGCTGCTGCGGTTCCAGAGGTGGAGGGAGGTATACATGCCATGGTGGTGGGTGGAGTTCATCTTCCTGCAGCAGCTGGATTTGAATCCTCCTTGAACTGACCCACCCTCCTGGGTCAGGGAAGCTCCGGatgagtgatttttctttttcccagtctgtatgttGTGTGGAAGTTGGGAGGCTGCAGTTGACGCCTGCTGTGAACAAGGTCAGAAGCAGCGGGGCTTGCAACGGAGTTGTTAGTCTCTTCTGGGTTAGGCTTTGCTCATCATCTCTTTAGAATCTGGCACTTGTGAATGCTCATTCTCAGTTGACCAGGCTGCCGTTTGTTTTTCTCgctgcctctttctctttagCCGTATTCATTCCGGGTCTTTGTAGTATCCTTTTTCGGGGAGTCACTGGGCAGTTGGGAGTCGCATCTGCTCGCCCACACGCACACCGCAGCCTCTCAGAAGTTCGGCTTCCTGGAGCATCCCTGTGAGCTACA is a window encoding:
- the Mc4r gene encoding melanocortin receptor 4, which encodes MNSTHHHGMYTSLHLWNRSSYGLHGNASESPGKGYSDGGCYEQLFVSPEVFVTLGVISLLENILVIVAIAKNKNLHSPMYFFICSLAVADMLVSVSNGSETIVITLLNSTDTDAQSFTVNIDNVIDSVICSSLLASICSLLSIAVDRYFTIFYALQYHNIMTVKRVGIIISCIWAACTVSGILFIIYSDSSAVIICLITMFFTMLVLMASLYVHMFLMARLHIKRIAVLSGTGTIRQGANMKGAITLTILIGVFVVCWAPFFLHLLFYISCPQNPYCVCFMSHFNLYLILIMCNAVIDPLIYALRSQELRKTFKEIICFYPLGGICDLSGRY